In the genome of Terribacillus sp. FSL K6-0262, one region contains:
- a CDS encoding RNA degradosome polyphosphate kinase has protein sequence MRTEEQLRVDLNNPNNYNNRELSWLAFNERVLEEALDERNPLLERLKFLSIFSSNLDEFFMVRVAGLKDQVKAGFNRPENKAGMTPKQQLQKIGAKAHRLVEMQNSLFQDIIIPELREEKVELLGMEQLSNAQLLRLETYFEEEIFPVLTPMAIDAYRPFPMLLNKSLNLAVSLLDEHEADEASQHKTAIVQVPAVLDRFIQLEDTEEDALHFVLLEDVISHYMHKLFRGYHIKSVTVFRITRNADMTIHEEGARDLLKVIEKELKKRKWGAAIRLEIPKREYDYKMVTYLTDILDIHRKDVYEIDGPIDLTSLMQFYKIVAARREHLVYETLIPQPPAEIGTDENLFDAINDRDIFLHHPYESFEPVVDFVSKAADDPDVLAIKQTLYRVSGDSPIIDALKRAAEKGKQVTVLFELKARFDEENNVQWAKELEKSGCHVIYGMTHLKTHSKITLVVRKKHNRIERFVHLGTGNYNDQTAKLYTDMGLFTSKRKFGIDATNFFNYLSGYTEKPTFHHLSVAPFDIRSDMIGMIDEEIRLHKKHGNGRIIMKMNSITDKPIIQKLYEASIAGVKIDLIIRGICCLRPGIKGISENIKVRSIVGRYLEHTRIYYFHHNGEEKIHLSSADMMTRNMEKRVEILFPIFNGSIKRRIRGILAVMLQDNCKAREQDENGVYHYVKRVDQEELIDSQLILFNEAYHHVMEDEE, from the coding sequence TTGAGAACAGAGGAACAGCTTCGGGTGGATTTGAATAACCCGAATAATTACAATAACCGAGAGTTGAGCTGGCTTGCATTTAATGAACGAGTGCTGGAGGAAGCGCTTGATGAGCGCAACCCTTTGTTGGAAAGGCTAAAGTTCCTATCGATTTTCAGTTCCAATCTGGATGAGTTTTTCATGGTTCGTGTAGCAGGTTTGAAAGACCAGGTGAAGGCCGGCTTCAACCGTCCGGAAAACAAAGCGGGCATGACACCGAAACAGCAGCTCCAGAAAATCGGAGCGAAAGCGCATCGTCTCGTCGAGATGCAGAATAGTTTGTTCCAGGATATCATCATACCCGAATTGAGGGAAGAGAAGGTGGAGCTATTGGGGATGGAGCAGCTGTCGAACGCGCAACTGCTGCGCCTGGAAACATACTTCGAGGAAGAGATATTCCCTGTCCTTACACCGATGGCAATCGATGCGTATCGTCCGTTCCCGATGCTGTTGAACAAGAGTCTGAATCTTGCGGTATCTTTGCTGGATGAGCATGAAGCCGATGAGGCATCCCAGCATAAAACGGCCATCGTACAAGTGCCGGCTGTCCTGGATCGTTTCATCCAGCTGGAGGACACGGAGGAAGATGCCCTTCACTTCGTCTTATTGGAAGACGTCATCAGTCATTATATGCATAAGTTATTCCGCGGTTATCATATCAAGTCCGTCACTGTCTTCCGGATCACACGGAATGCGGATATGACCATCCATGAAGAAGGTGCCCGCGACCTGCTGAAAGTGATCGAGAAAGAACTGAAGAAGCGCAAATGGGGAGCGGCTATCCGGCTGGAAATCCCGAAACGGGAGTATGACTATAAAATGGTCACCTACCTGACGGATATATTGGATATCCACCGTAAAGATGTCTATGAAATAGATGGACCAATCGATCTGACAAGCCTGATGCAATTTTACAAAATAGTGGCTGCCAGGCGGGAGCATCTGGTCTATGAAACACTCATCCCGCAGCCGCCAGCTGAAATCGGGACCGATGAGAATCTGTTTGATGCAATCAATGACCGGGATATTTTCCTGCATCATCCGTATGAATCATTCGAACCCGTCGTTGATTTCGTTTCGAAGGCGGCGGATGATCCCGATGTGCTGGCCATCAAGCAGACGCTCTATCGGGTGAGCGGGGATTCCCCCATCATAGACGCGTTGAAGCGTGCAGCCGAGAAAGGGAAGCAGGTCACCGTTTTGTTCGAGCTGAAGGCCCGCTTTGACGAGGAGAATAATGTGCAGTGGGCAAAGGAGCTGGAAAAGTCCGGCTGTCATGTAATCTATGGGATGACGCATTTGAAGACGCATAGCAAGATCACACTTGTCGTGCGGAAAAAGCATAACCGGATCGAGCGCTTTGTCCATCTTGGAACGGGGAACTATAATGATCAGACGGCCAAGCTGTATACGGATATGGGGCTGTTTACCTCCAAACGTAAATTCGGCATCGATGCGACGAATTTCTTCAATTACTTGAGCGGCTATACCGAGAAGCCCACCTTCCATCATCTTTCGGTGGCGCCATTTGACATTCGCTCGGATATGATCGGCATGATCGATGAAGAAATACGTTTACATAAAAAGCATGGTAATGGACGTATCATCATGAAAATGAACTCCATCACCGATAAACCGATCATTCAAAAATTATATGAAGCATCGATCGCCGGTGTGAAGATCGATTTGATCATCCGGGGCATTTGCTGCCTTCGTCCCGGCATCAAGGGTATCAGTGAGAATATCAAGGTGCGGAGTATCGTCGGAAGATACTTGGAGCATACACGAATCTATTACTTCCACCATAACGGGGAGGAAAAGATCCATCTGTCTTCGGCCGATATGATGACAAGGAATATGGAGAAGCGAGTGGAGATCCTTTTCCCTATATTCAACGGATCGATCAAGCGCAGGATCCGCGGTATCCTCGCTGTGATGCTGCAGGATAACTGCAAAGCAAGGGAACAGGATGAAAACGGCGTCTATCATTATGTGAAACGCGTTGATCAGGAGGAGTTGATCGATAGCCAGCTGATTTTGTTCAATGAAGCATATCACCATGTAATGGAAGACGAGGAATGA
- a CDS encoding proline dehydrogenase family protein has protein sequence MEALSRNFFLYLSKNQPLNKLANLYGIRMVKGKIVGGISFDQAIPFIRKLNEDGMSVTVDHLGEYVADPLIAVERAGEAVAALEMIKEVGLDAQVSLKLTSLGLDISEELVRLNLRRILTAADRLGVMVTIDMEDSERCQRTLDLFQELKAEYQNVSTVIQAYLYRSNDDLDMMAHLQPFIRLVKGAYKEPKSVAFQEKRDVDGNYRKLIAKQLDAGSYTAIATHDDRMVSFAKHYALEKGIGKDKFEFQILYGMRQQLQQELVRQGYKVRIYLPYGDDWYGYFMRRLAERPANIAFAFKGMTKK, from the coding sequence TTGGAAGCTTTATCTCGCAATTTTTTCTTGTATTTATCAAAGAATCAGCCATTGAACAAGCTGGCTAATTTATATGGCATACGGATGGTCAAGGGCAAGATCGTCGGAGGTATATCCTTCGATCAGGCCATCCCATTCATCAGGAAACTGAATGAGGACGGAATGAGTGTGACCGTCGATCATCTTGGTGAATATGTGGCCGATCCGCTGATTGCCGTGGAGCGGGCAGGTGAGGCTGTCGCGGCCCTTGAGATGATCAAAGAAGTGGGCCTGGATGCACAGGTTTCCCTGAAACTGACATCACTCGGACTCGATATCAGTGAAGAGCTTGTCCGATTGAATTTGCGCCGGATATTGACAGCGGCTGATCGTCTCGGTGTCATGGTGACGATCGATATGGAAGATTCCGAACGCTGTCAAAGGACATTGGATTTATTCCAGGAGCTGAAAGCGGAGTATCAAAATGTGAGTACCGTCATACAGGCTTATCTTTACCGCAGCAATGATGATTTGGATATGATGGCGCATCTGCAGCCCTTCATCCGCTTGGTCAAAGGGGCATATAAAGAGCCGAAATCCGTTGCATTCCAGGAAAAACGGGATGTGGACGGCAACTACCGTAAGCTGATTGCCAAGCAGCTCGATGCTGGCAGCTATACGGCTATCGCGACCCATGATGACCGGATGGTGTCCTTTGCCAAACATTATGCCTTGGAAAAAGGGATCGGGAAGGATAAATTCGAGTTCCAAATACTTTACGGCATGCGGCAGCAGCTGCAGCAGGAGCTCGTCAGACAGGGTTATAAGGTCCGCATTTATTTGCCTTATGGCGATGATTGGTATGGTTACTTCATGCGCAGGCTGGCAGAGCGCCCGGCGAATATCGCATTTGCCTTCAAAGGGATGACCAAAAAATAA
- the ppx gene encoding exopolyphosphatase, with amino-acid sequence MKTRYYAIIDIGSNTMRLVVYLRDKNGRIKEKENVKVVARLRNYLTAEGILDGQGIRILLKTLHSFQEVTRYYELEETTCVATATVRHAKNQQDILDMVAKETDFTIRVLSDYEEAYLGYLAVTNSMPFQDGITIDIGGGSTELTYFKDRQLQFYHSFPFGALSLKRQFVAGDKPTAEELDQIHTYVYGQLQTLEWLADKQLPVIAIGGSARNVVQIHQEKVGYPLAGLHQYKMKKQDIEDMEAELAPLDFAELQKVDGLSKDRADIILPAMQVFRCLLDIVGTTDFVLSRKGLRDGLLYEVLRRRDQMTLFADVLERSFEELAKDFEIDRAHALERQGTALQLAELVEGLGLAEWNANDKFLVRYAAFVYNIGAYIDTESGNQHTFYLLANRTIDGLLHKDRIILALLASFKNKSFYNRNAEVFRSWFKGEELAHYRLLGAIIKLANSLHATKRNIVAGIELQDEGGDLVLIVTCNKDWQAEKYQVEKQKKHLEKQLRRNIQLVFREDAHSNIS; translated from the coding sequence ATGAAAACAAGGTACTATGCCATCATTGATATTGGATCCAATACAATGCGTCTTGTCGTATATTTGCGTGACAAGAACGGAAGAATCAAAGAAAAAGAGAATGTAAAGGTCGTCGCGCGTCTGCGCAATTATTTGACAGCAGAAGGAATCCTTGATGGGCAAGGGATCCGGATATTGCTTAAGACATTGCACAGCTTCCAGGAAGTGACACGCTATTATGAATTGGAAGAGACGACCTGTGTGGCGACTGCTACGGTTCGGCATGCGAAGAATCAGCAGGATATATTGGATATGGTGGCAAAAGAGACGGACTTCACCATCCGGGTCCTTTCGGATTATGAAGAAGCGTATCTAGGCTACTTGGCAGTGACGAACAGCATGCCATTCCAGGATGGGATCACGATAGATATCGGCGGCGGCAGTACCGAGCTGACATATTTCAAGGATCGGCAGCTGCAGTTCTATCATAGCTTCCCATTCGGGGCCCTGTCGCTGAAGCGGCAGTTTGTCGCCGGGGATAAGCCGACAGCAGAGGAGCTGGATCAGATTCATACGTATGTATACGGGCAGCTGCAGACCTTGGAATGGCTGGCGGACAAACAGCTGCCTGTCATCGCCATCGGCGGAAGCGCACGGAATGTGGTCCAAATACACCAGGAAAAGGTGGGCTATCCTTTAGCAGGACTGCATCAATACAAGATGAAGAAGCAGGATATCGAGGATATGGAAGCAGAGCTTGCTCCGCTGGACTTTGCGGAACTGCAGAAGGTCGATGGCCTCTCGAAGGATAGGGCTGATATCATCCTCCCGGCGATGCAAGTATTCCGCTGCCTGCTTGATATCGTAGGTACGACGGATTTCGTCCTCAGCCGCAAAGGCTTGCGGGATGGTTTGCTCTATGAGGTGCTCAGGCGCCGGGATCAGATGACATTGTTCGCCGATGTGCTGGAACGCAGCTTCGAGGAATTGGCGAAGGATTTCGAGATTGACCGTGCGCATGCGCTGGAGCGGCAGGGGACAGCCTTGCAGCTGGCGGAGCTGGTGGAGGGCCTTGGCCTTGCGGAATGGAATGCAAACGATAAGTTCCTCGTCAGGTATGCAGCTTTTGTATATAATATCGGGGCTTATATCGATACGGAATCCGGAAACCAGCATACGTTTTACCTCCTTGCCAATCGGACGATCGATGGTTTGCTGCATAAGGATCGAATCATCCTGGCGCTGCTGGCGTCCTTTAAGAACAAGTCCTTCTATAATCGGAATGCAGAAGTGTTCCGATCCTGGTTCAAGGGGGAGGAGCTGGCCCATTATCGTTTGCTGGGAGCCATCATAAAGCTTGCCAACAGCCTGCATGCGACAAAGCGGAATATCGTCGCGGGCATCGAGCTGCAGGATGAAGGGGGGGATTTGGTGCTTATCGTGACATGCAATAAGGACTGGCAGGCAGAAAAGTACCAAGTCGAAAAACAGAAGAAGCATCTCGAAAAACAGCTGCGGCGAAATATCCAGCTTGTTTTCCGGGAAGATGCACATTCCAATATAAGCTAA
- a CDS encoding VOC family protein, with the protein MLQAVHHIAIICSDYAESKRFYTEILGLRIIREVYREERDSYKLDLALGDTYVIELFSFPNPPERPSYPEAAGLRHLAFSVDDVEKEVARLRDMGVKTEPVRVDPFTEKAFTFFQDPDGLPIELYEEGASV; encoded by the coding sequence TTGCTGCAGGCTGTGCATCATATTGCAATCATTTGTTCGGATTATGCAGAATCCAAACGCTTTTATACCGAAATATTGGGGCTGCGGATCATTCGGGAAGTGTACCGTGAGGAGCGTGATTCATATAAACTGGATCTTGCCCTCGGAGATACCTACGTCATTGAACTATTTTCCTTCCCGAATCCTCCGGAGCGGCCGAGTTATCCGGAAGCAGCGGGATTGCGCCACCTTGCATTCTCCGTGGATGACGTCGAAAAAGAAGTGGCCCGTCTTCGGGACATGGGTGTGAAGACGGAGCCAGTCCGGGTCGATCCTTTTACAGAAAAAGCATTCACATTCTTCCAGGATCCGGATGGCTTGCCGATCGAGCTGTATGAAGAGGGGGCCTCGGTGTGA
- the pruA gene encoding L-glutamate gamma-semialdehyde dehydrogenase, translated as MTTPYTHEPFTDFTQEKERQAFSKALEQVQGVMGESYPLVIDGERVTTDGKIVSINPANKEEVVGEVSKASRQHAERAIEAAAAAFETWRYTKPEERAHILMRAAAIVRRKKHYFSALLVKEAGKPWKEADADTAEAIDFMEYYARQMMELVPGKAVQSREGEANRYIYTPTGVTVVISPWNFLFAIMAGTTVAPLVTGNTVVLKPASATPVIAAQFVEVLEEAGVPKGVINFVPGSGSEVGDYLVEHPKTSIITFTGSRDVGTRIFEKAAKVQPGQQHLKRVIAEMGGKDTVVVDEDADIELAADAIAVSAFGFAGQKCSAGSRAVVHEKVYDAVLQRVIEITESRITAAPESADVYMGPVIDQASFDKITEYIEVGKQEGKLVSGGSSDDSKGFFIQPTIFSELSPTSRLMQEEIFGPVLGFSKVSSFEEAIDVANNTEYGLTGAVITKNRAHIEYAKERFHVGNLYFNRNCTGAIVGYHPFGGFKMSGTDSKAGGPDYLQLHMLAKTVSEMY; from the coding sequence ATGACGACACCTTATACACATGAACCATTCACGGATTTCACGCAGGAGAAGGAGCGCCAGGCTTTCAGTAAAGCGCTGGAGCAGGTACAAGGGGTGATGGGGGAATCCTACCCGCTTGTGATTGACGGTGAAAGAGTGACGACCGATGGGAAAATCGTCTCCATCAACCCAGCAAATAAAGAAGAAGTGGTCGGCGAGGTATCCAAAGCATCCCGTCAGCATGCCGAACGTGCAATCGAAGCTGCAGCAGCTGCATTTGAAACATGGCGTTACACAAAGCCGGAGGAACGGGCGCATATATTGATGCGCGCGGCTGCGATTGTCCGACGCAAGAAGCATTATTTCTCGGCATTGCTTGTCAAGGAAGCCGGCAAGCCGTGGAAGGAAGCTGACGCGGATACAGCAGAAGCGATTGATTTCATGGAATATTACGCACGCCAGATGATGGAGCTTGTTCCAGGTAAGGCAGTCCAATCACGTGAAGGGGAAGCGAACCGTTATATCTACACCCCGACAGGCGTCACAGTCGTCATTTCGCCGTGGAATTTCTTGTTCGCCATCATGGCTGGGACGACTGTTGCCCCGCTGGTGACAGGGAACACCGTTGTATTGAAGCCGGCAAGTGCCACTCCTGTCATCGCCGCCCAGTTCGTGGAGGTGCTGGAGGAAGCGGGCGTTCCGAAAGGTGTCATCAACTTTGTACCGGGAAGCGGCTCGGAAGTGGGCGACTATCTCGTCGAACACCCGAAAACAAGCATCATTACATTCACAGGCTCGCGCGATGTCGGTACGCGTATTTTTGAAAAAGCTGCCAAAGTACAGCCTGGGCAGCAGCATTTGAAACGTGTCATTGCAGAAATGGGCGGGAAGGATACAGTCGTCGTCGATGAAGATGCCGATATCGAGCTGGCAGCAGATGCAATCGCCGTTTCTGCCTTTGGCTTCGCTGGTCAGAAATGTTCCGCCGGGTCCCGTGCTGTCGTCCACGAGAAGGTATACGATGCTGTATTGCAGCGCGTCATCGAAATCACGGAATCCCGGATCACAGCAGCGCCGGAAAGTGCGGATGTCTATATGGGTCCTGTCATCGATCAAGCTTCTTTTGATAAAATCACGGAGTATATCGAAGTGGGCAAACAGGAAGGCAAGCTTGTAAGCGGCGGCTCCAGCGATGACAGCAAAGGCTTCTTCATCCAGCCGACCATATTCTCCGAGCTGTCGCCGACCTCCCGCTTGATGCAGGAGGAAATCTTCGGGCCAGTCCTTGGCTTTTCGAAGGTATCCAGCTTCGAGGAAGCAATCGATGTTGCCAACAATACGGAATATGGCCTGACTGGCGCAGTCATCACCAAAAACAGGGCCCATATCGAATACGCCAAAGAACGATTCCACGTCGGCAATTTGTACTTCAATCGCAACTGCACAGGCGCCATCGTCGGCTACCACCCATTCGGCGGCTTCAAAATGTCCGGCACCGACTCCAAAGCCGGAGGACCAGACTATCTCCAGCTTCACATGCTGGCGAAGACGGTTAGTGAGATGTATTAA
- a CDS encoding GTP-binding protein, which produces MSEGMNKIPVTILTGFLGAGKTTLLNRMLRDVRSSNMAVIINEFGETGIDGKFVEQTKEEIIEINNGCICCNVRGDLIRILKDMLVRVHKEGTELKRVIIETTGLANPAPVIQTFLMDDVMRYWFTLDCVCTVTDALHLDRQLHEHAVAREQIAFADKIIINKQDLVSEGDLDHLQDRIQKMNPEAELFFAQDSKVPLFKLLDVFSFSLDQKLSVRPDMLEHHHHHHDDVQAVVLKDERPIDPERLDRWFSYLVQIKGESLFRYKGILHVKGQDRRLLFQGVHMLFASTADRRWKQDERKQNELVFIGRDLDEEELRAGFAFCLGDEDAFPAGA; this is translated from the coding sequence ATGTCCGAAGGAATGAATAAGATTCCGGTGACTATCCTGACGGGGTTTCTAGGAGCTGGGAAGACAACGCTATTGAACCGGATGCTTCGCGATGTGCGAAGCAGCAATATGGCAGTCATCATCAATGAATTCGGGGAAACAGGAATCGATGGCAAGTTTGTGGAGCAAACAAAGGAAGAAATCATCGAAATCAATAATGGCTGTATATGCTGCAATGTACGCGGGGATTTAATCAGGATACTCAAAGATATGCTCGTACGGGTCCATAAGGAAGGAACGGAACTGAAACGGGTGATCATAGAGACGACAGGATTGGCCAATCCTGCTCCTGTCATCCAGACATTCCTGATGGATGATGTGATGCGCTACTGGTTTACACTTGATTGTGTTTGTACCGTAACCGACGCTTTGCATCTGGATCGGCAATTACATGAGCATGCCGTTGCCAGGGAGCAGATTGCTTTTGCGGATAAAATCATCATCAATAAACAGGATCTTGTTTCAGAAGGGGATCTTGATCATCTGCAGGACCGCATTCAAAAGATGAATCCGGAAGCAGAGCTGTTTTTCGCTCAGGACAGTAAGGTGCCGCTGTTCAAGCTATTGGATGTATTCAGTTTCTCCCTGGATCAAAAGCTGAGTGTCCGTCCGGATATGCTTGAACATCATCATCACCATCATGACGATGTACAAGCAGTCGTACTGAAAGATGAGCGTCCGATCGATCCGGAGCGGCTGGATAGGTGGTTCTCTTATTTAGTCCAAATAAAGGGGGAGAGCTTATTCCGTTATAAAGGCATCCTTCATGTCAAAGGGCAGGATCGCCGGCTTTTATTCCAAGGTGTACATATGCTATTTGCCAGTACCGCCGACAGGAGATGGAAGCAAGACGAAAGGAAACAGAATGAACTTGTTTTCATAGGCCGGGACTTGGATGAAGAGGAATTGCGGGCTGGATTTGCCTTTTGTCTTGGCGATGAAGATGCGTTTCCTGCTGGGGCCTGA
- a CDS encoding IS30 family transposase — protein sequence MSYSHLTTIERGKLETLYKLGWSARRIAKELGRHHSTISRELERNSEGSYKADSADRMYQKRREFCIPKGKWKEELRVVIEEKLKLTWSPEQIQGRLGIISFKTIYRWMNQRRFSVDHQVFRQKGKRQKPRETRGRFNIGTSIKERPKDVKDRKSAGHWELDTVVSSRGKSKGCFGTFAERKTRFFLAVKMNDRSARSMKEAISQVAASMPKEIFKTATTDRGKEFACYQEIENEMDISVYFADPYAPWQRGTNENSNGLLREFFPKKTDLASVSEDEIHQALYLINHRPRKILGWKTPYEAFQEELSHLD from the coding sequence ATGAGCTATTCCCATCTTACTACAATTGAACGAGGAAAACTAGAAACACTATACAAGCTTGGCTGGTCTGCACGTCGTATCGCAAAGGAGTTAGGGAGACACCATTCGACTATTTCCAGAGAATTGGAGCGTAACAGTGAGGGCAGCTATAAAGCTGACTCTGCTGACAGAATGTATCAAAAACGACGGGAATTTTGTATTCCTAAAGGTAAATGGAAAGAAGAGCTTAGAGTGGTTATTGAGGAGAAATTAAAGCTCACTTGGTCACCTGAACAAATTCAAGGAAGGCTGGGTATCATCAGCTTCAAAACCATCTATCGTTGGATGAATCAAAGACGATTCTCTGTCGATCATCAGGTCTTCCGTCAAAAAGGAAAAAGGCAAAAACCCCGGGAAACGAGAGGTCGATTCAATATTGGTACGTCGATAAAGGAGCGTCCAAAAGATGTGAAGGACCGAAAATCGGCAGGCCATTGGGAACTAGATACAGTAGTATCAAGCCGTGGAAAAAGTAAAGGATGCTTCGGAACGTTTGCCGAACGCAAAACGCGTTTCTTTCTCGCAGTTAAAATGAACGATCGAAGTGCACGCTCTATGAAGGAAGCTATCTCACAAGTGGCAGCTTCTATGCCTAAGGAAATATTTAAGACAGCGACCACAGATCGAGGGAAAGAATTTGCTTGTTATCAAGAAATCGAAAATGAAATGGATATCTCGGTTTACTTTGCCGATCCGTATGCCCCATGGCAGCGAGGAACCAATGAAAACAGTAACGGGCTGCTTCGGGAGTTCTTCCCAAAGAAAACAGACTTAGCCTCTGTTTCAGAAGATGAAATCCACCAAGCACTATACCTAATTAATCATCGCCCGCGAAAAATATTAGGATGGAAAACTCCTTACGAGGCTTTCCAGGAGGAACTGTCGCATTTAGATTGA
- a CDS encoding glycosyltransferase, translating into MKIILIAVIAFFWILLIYYSILTIAGVLQRLQKKNGITLPAYPSVAVLIPAHNEGIVIKQTLDAMLRLKYPGTLDVYVLDDASTDDTADIIQKFSSTFSRIHYLKVPPGSPKGKSRVLNYGLSVTESDYFIVFDADNQPDENSVIELVHAAESTPEAGGAVGYVKTINAHRNILTRMISIEFQVFQLLMQSGRWKMFKTGSLAGTNMLLRRSVLQEAGGYDVYALAEDAELTVRLTSLGWKLPVVHHSRTWEQEPEKIGIFIRQRTRWLTGNIYLLEKSFHEWRYWKGRTFVHSLQHVMTYLLFVLLLLFSNIWFVLSLLGVDLPDFESPLLLFWFMSYVVYTAQIISAMVLEGTITPFNVLIGLIMYFTYAQIFLLLLLRSGVAYLWSRVTRKTMQWDKTERFKDDAA; encoded by the coding sequence ATGAAGATAATTCTGATAGCAGTCATTGCCTTTTTCTGGATTCTGCTCATTTATTACTCCATCCTTACGATCGCCGGGGTCCTTCAGCGATTACAAAAGAAAAATGGCATCACCTTACCTGCTTATCCTTCGGTGGCTGTCTTGATTCCAGCACATAACGAAGGGATAGTGATCAAACAAACCTTGGATGCCATGCTTCGCCTGAAATATCCCGGGACGCTGGATGTCTATGTGCTGGATGATGCCTCCACTGACGATACAGCCGACATCATCCAGAAATTCAGCAGCACCTTTTCACGGATCCATTATCTGAAGGTTCCTCCTGGATCACCGAAGGGAAAATCCAGGGTATTGAACTATGGTCTGTCGGTAACGGAATCCGATTACTTCATCGTATTCGATGCAGATAACCAGCCTGATGAAAACAGTGTGATCGAGCTTGTACATGCTGCCGAATCCACACCCGAGGCCGGCGGCGCAGTAGGTTATGTCAAGACAATCAATGCGCATCGGAACATCCTGACCAGGATGATCTCCATCGAATTTCAAGTATTCCAGCTCTTGATGCAAAGCGGCAGATGGAAAATGTTCAAAACTGGTTCCCTGGCGGGGACGAACATGCTGCTCAGGAGAAGTGTCCTTCAGGAAGCTGGCGGCTATGATGTGTATGCTTTAGCGGAAGATGCGGAGCTGACGGTAAGACTGACATCCCTTGGATGGAAATTACCTGTCGTCCATCATTCCAGGACATGGGAACAAGAGCCTGAAAAGATAGGCATTTTTATCAGACAGCGCACTAGATGGCTGACAGGCAATATTTATTTGTTGGAGAAATCATTTCATGAATGGCGATACTGGAAGGGACGGACATTCGTCCATAGCTTGCAGCATGTCATGACGTATCTTTTATTCGTACTGCTGCTGCTGTTCTCCAATATATGGTTTGTCCTCAGCTTGCTGGGGGTCGATCTGCCTGATTTCGAGTCGCCGCTGCTGTTGTTCTGGTTCATGAGCTATGTGGTATATACCGCCCAAATCATCAGCGCGATGGTGCTCGAAGGAACAATCACGCCATTCAATGTCCTTATTGGATTGATAATGTATTTCACATATGCGCAGATCTTCCTGCTCCTGCTTTTGCGGAGTGGCGTAGCCTATCTATGGAGCCGAGTGACCAGGAAAACCATGCAATGGGATAAGACGGAAAGATTCAAGGATGATGCTGCATGA